In a genomic window of Polycladomyces abyssicola:
- a CDS encoding TetR/AcrR family transcriptional regulator produces MQPLLFTTKMPQHARDKILFAALQLFTSKGFQESSILEVVETARVSKTTFYNFFRNKEDLLVRLFEQLAEEILDEVQRAVREEKQATYKGFAGIRRYLQLCTERDSVARLLLITSAGVSGEVEAVRRKAHARFARLFQQTAQEVMPERVSEAEIQVVSKAMVGAINEVVIQRVADGSEEMDIDHLARLLNRIVVSSFTNLTAGLSIPSS; encoded by the coding sequence GTGCAACCTTTACTCTTCACCACCAAGATGCCGCAACATGCTCGGGACAAGATCCTGTTTGCCGCTCTGCAGCTCTTTACTTCCAAAGGTTTTCAGGAATCGTCCATCCTGGAAGTGGTGGAGACGGCGCGGGTCTCGAAAACCACCTTTTACAACTTTTTCCGCAACAAAGAGGATCTCCTCGTTCGCCTGTTCGAGCAGCTGGCAGAGGAGATCCTGGATGAGGTGCAACGGGCTGTCCGGGAGGAGAAACAGGCCACCTACAAAGGGTTTGCCGGTATTCGTCGGTACCTGCAATTGTGCACAGAACGAGATTCCGTGGCCCGTCTGTTGTTGATCACATCCGCCGGTGTGAGCGGGGAAGTTGAGGCGGTTCGGCGGAAGGCACATGCCCGTTTTGCTCGCCTGTTTCAACAGACGGCACAGGAGGTCATGCCGGAAAGGGTATCAGAAGCGGAAATCCAGGTGGTGTCTAAGGCGATGGTTGGGGCGATCAATGAAGTGGTGATCCAGCGGGTGGCCGATGGATCGGAAGAGATGGACATCGATCATCTGGCTCGGCTGTTGAATCGGATCGTGGTGAGCTCCTTCACGAATCTGACCGCGGGGCTTTCCATTCCGTCGAGCTAA
- a CDS encoding ferritin family protein has product MRAYTLGEWGSSGEDPTLIQDIAKAISGQYNAISCYEKLARLAPTEEERRQIMEIRQDEINHYREFCQIYIRLTGKQPQITAEPCPDDYQEGLEFALKDEQKTVDFYLDIADKTRDPSIKKAFTRAAHDEQNHAVWFLYFWTKHGRCRCKQT; this is encoded by the coding sequence ATGCGTGCCTACACGTTAGGAGAATGGGGAAGCTCCGGGGAAGACCCAACTTTGATCCAAGACATCGCCAAAGCGATCAGCGGTCAATACAACGCGATCTCTTGTTACGAGAAATTGGCCCGGTTGGCTCCTACGGAGGAAGAGCGGCGACAGATCATGGAGATTCGTCAGGACGAGATCAACCATTACCGGGAATTTTGTCAGATCTACATTCGTCTGACCGGAAAGCAACCTCAGATCACGGCGGAACCCTGTCCGGATGACTACCAGGAAGGACTGGAATTCGCCCTGAAAGACGAACAGAAAACAGTGGACTTTTATCTCGATATCGCCGACAAAACCCGGGACCCTTCCATCAAAAAAGCGTTTACCCGAGCCGCCCATGACGAACAAAACCATGCCGTCTGGTTCCTTTATTTCTGGACAAAACATGGCCGCTGCAGGTGCAAGCAAACGTAA